The window CAAGTATATCCACAGCGAAGTAGACACCCTTGACCGGGTAGAGATCCTTCGCCAACTAAGGCTGGGAGAAATTGATGTACTGGTTGGGGTTAACCTGTTGCGGGAAGGCCTTGACCTGCCCGAGGTTTCCCTGGTCGCTATCCTCGATGCAGACAAGGAAGGTTTTCTGCGTAATGAGAAATCACTTACCCAGACCGCAGGAAGGGCCGCAAGGAATGTAGATGGCCTGGTCATCTTTTATGCAGACAGGATGACGGAAAGCATGCAAAGGACCATTGACGAAACCAACCGCCGCCGGGAAAAACAGATCGCCTTCAATAAGGAACATAATATTACCCCAAAGACAGTTAAGAAGTCCATAGAACAGGTAATGGCCCAGACCTCCGTCCTGGATATCAAGGGTTATGATGTGAAGAACCCTCATGCCGTTGCGCCGGATGAAGAACTGGTGCCGGTTGCTGCAGAGGAACAGGCGAATTACCAGACCATCCCGCAAATGGAAAAAGCCATTAACCAGACCAGGAAAGCAATGGAAAAGGCGGCCCGTGACCTTGACTTCATGGAAGCTGCCCGCCTAAGGGATGAGATGTTCAGGATGCAAAAGGAATTGGAAGAAATGAAGAAATAGATTATTTTTCATCATATGATTTCCATTGCACTCTATAACCTGAAGGGAGGTGTTGGAAAAACCGCCTCCAGTGTCAATTTTGCCTACCTGGCGGCGCAGGATGGTTACAAGGTGCTGATCTGGGACCTGGACCCCCAGGGATCCGCTTCCTTCTATTACAATGTACAACCCGGCATCAAAGCCGGAAGCTCCAAATTATTCAGCGACCAGATCAACCTTGATGAGGTGATCATGGCTACTGAATATGAGAATATCTCCATCATCCCGGCTGACCTAACCGCCCGCAACCTTGACCTGATCATGGAAGAAATGCGGACCTCCAAAAGGAGGTTCAAATCTATTCTGAAACAACTGGAAGCGGAGTACGACTTTGTCTTTATTGATGTGCCTCCCGGATTTTCGACCCTTTCAGAGAATATTTTTTATGCTGTTGACATCGTGCTGATGCCAACCATCCCCACTACGCTTTCAGTCCGGACCTACCAGATCGTAAAAGATTATTTCAAGGATAAGGAGCTGGAACTTTCCAAACTGATGTGCTTTTTTACCATGGTGGACCTCAGGAAGAATATGCACCATGAGATCATGGAAGAACTTTACAGGGACAAGAAGTTCTTTTCCAACTACATTCCTTACCTCTCCGACGTGGAAAAGATGGGCCAGCACCAGGCCCCGGTACACGCCTTTGCCCCATCCAGCTATGCCGCCCAATGCTATGCTGACCTCTGGGAAGAGATCAAAGAGGGTGTTTTAGAATAAACCTATTGATTATCAATTCACTCCATTGATGGACGGGCTGCCTCTAGATGAACCGCCCCCCTTTACCTGTGCCCTGTCCCGTCCCGGAATTAGCAAATCAGGAATCCAGAATTTTGCACTACGCATTTTTTAAAGTCTGTATGCGTTTCAACGTAGCCATTGACTGAAAAGGATTTGGGGAGAAATGATCTGCTCATATGATTCTTTTTATACGTGAATTTTTAAAATAAAAATTACTATTTTCGCTATTACTAAAATTCT is drawn from Flavihumibacter rivuli and contains these coding sequences:
- a CDS encoding ParA family protein produces the protein MISIALYNLKGGVGKTASSVNFAYLAAQDGYKVLIWDLDPQGSASFYYNVQPGIKAGSSKLFSDQINLDEVIMATEYENISIIPADLTARNLDLIMEEMRTSKRRFKSILKQLEAEYDFVFIDVPPGFSTLSENIFYAVDIVLMPTIPTTLSVRTYQIVKDYFKDKELELSKLMCFFTMVDLRKNMHHEIMEELYRDKKFFSNYIPYLSDVEKMGQHQAPVHAFAPSSYAAQCYADLWEEIKEGVLE